The following coding sequences are from one Methanosarcina sp. WWM596 window:
- a CDS encoding winged helix-turn-helix domain-containing protein — translation MSGFKIYREMGDDVQAIYRSRLITEILLSLYESSRKLSQLREITRSTSQAIIPKLRKLEADHLIETKEHEYYLTQTGKIVASRLSNSFATVGTINKFKHFWLRHYLEEIPSPLLKEIGCLYESEILKNRGMEILNVYNNQLKMIKEADHIYGISSAVTEGYADSISERVKEGIPIELIVPLHVAGELKLSPYVEKLAALKNYENFKLMVMDEDIKVGLIVTDKHLSLSLYKKEGIEYDISTGLFISDSKAIEWGERLFWYCKGKADFTKFQ, via the coding sequence ATGAGCGGCTTCAAAATATATAGGGAGATGGGAGATGACGTCCAGGCAATATACAGGTCAAGACTTATAACCGAGATCCTTTTATCGTTATACGAAAGCAGCAGAAAGCTTTCCCAGTTGCGTGAGATTACCAGGAGTACATCCCAGGCAATAATTCCAAAACTCAGAAAACTCGAAGCGGATCATCTGATAGAAACAAAAGAACACGAGTACTACCTGACTCAAACAGGAAAAATTGTGGCTTCAAGATTATCTAATTCTTTTGCAACAGTAGGAACAATTAATAAGTTTAAGCATTTCTGGTTGAGACATTACCTCGAAGAAATTCCAAGTCCTCTGTTAAAAGAAATCGGATGTCTTTATGAGTCTGAAATCCTCAAGAATCGAGGCATGGAGATCCTTAATGTCTATAATAACCAGTTAAAAATGATTAAAGAAGCAGATCATATATACGGTATATCGTCCGCGGTAACCGAAGGATATGCCGATTCTATTTCTGAAAGGGTGAAAGAAGGAATCCCTATTGAGCTTATAGTTCCTCTTCATGTTGCAGGAGAGTTGAAGCTATCACCTTACGTAGAAAAACTAGCCGCACTGAAAAATTATGAAAACTTCAAATTAATGGTCATGGATGAAGATATAAAAGTTGGGCTCATTGTTACAGACAAACACCTTTCTCTGAGCCTGTACAAAAAAGAAGGTATTGAGTACGACATAAGCACAGGCTTGTTCATTTCTGACTCGAAGGCCATTGAATGGGGAGAGAGGCTTTTCTGGTATTGTAAAGGGAAGGCAGACTTCACAAAATTTCAGTGA
- a CDS encoding winged helix-turn-helix domain-containing protein produces the protein MNGFEIYKKMDDDVQAIYRSRILTEILLSLNEGSRKLSQLREITGSTSQALIPKLRKLEADHLIETKEHEYFLTQTGKIVASGIADSFVTFWTINKFKHFWLRHYLEGIPSPLLKEIGCLYESEVLKNRGMKILNVYNNQLRMLKEADHIYGISSVVTKGYADSISERVKEGISIELIVPFHVAEELKQSPYVEKLAALKSYKNFKLMLMNEDIKVGLIVTDKRLSLNLYKKEGVEYDISTGLFSSDSKAIEWGERLFWYCKGKADFTKFQ, from the coding sequence ATGAACGGCTTCGAAATTTATAAAAAGATGGATGATGACGTTCAGGCAATATATAGGTCAAGAATTCTAACAGAGATACTTCTATCATTAAACGAGGGAAGCAGAAAGCTTTCCCAGTTACGCGAAATTACCGGGAGCACGTCTCAGGCACTGATTCCGAAGCTCAGGAAACTCGAAGCGGATCATCTGATAGAAACAAAAGAACATGAGTATTTCCTGACTCAAACGGGAAAAATTGTGGCTTCAGGAATAGCTGACTCTTTTGTAACATTTTGGACGATTAATAAGTTTAAGCATTTCTGGTTGAGACATTACCTCGAAGGAATTCCAAGTCCTCTGTTAAAAGAAATAGGATGTCTTTATGAGTCTGAAGTCCTCAAGAATCGAGGCATGAAGATCCTTAATGTCTACAATAACCAGTTAAGAATGCTTAAAGAAGCAGATCATATATACGGTATATCGTCCGTGGTAACCAAAGGATATGCTGATTCTATTTCTGAAAGAGTAAAAGAAGGAATCTCTATTGAGCTTATAGTTCCTTTTCATGTTGCAGAAGAATTGAAGCAATCACCTTACGTAGAAAAACTAGCCGCATTGAAAAGTTATAAGAATTTTAAGTTAATGCTTATGAATGAAGATATAAAAGTTGGGCTTATTGTTACAGATAAACGCCTTTCTCTGAATCTGTACAAAAAAGAAGGCGTTGAGTACGACATAAGCACAGGACTATTCAGTTCTGACTCGAAGGCCATTGAATGGGGAGAGAGGCTTTTCTGGTATTGTAAAGGGAAGGCAGACTTCACAAAATTTCAGTGA
- a CDS encoding winged helix-turn-helix domain-containing protein: protein MNRFEIYKKMDDDVQAIYRSRPLTEILLSLNEGSKKLSQLREITESTSQAIIPKLRKLEADHLIETKGREYFLTSAGKIVASGIADSFVTFWTINKFKHFWLRHYLEGIPSPLLKEIGCLYESGVLKDKGMKILNVYNNQLKMIKEADHIYGISSVVTEGYADSISERVKEGVTVELIVPLHVAEELKRSPYLEKIEALKNYENFKLMVMDEDIKVGLIVTDKRLSMNLYKKEGVEYDISKGLFSSDSKAVEWGERLFWYCKGKTDCNNSGSL, encoded by the coding sequence ATGAATCGTTTCGAAATTTATAAGAAGATGGATGATGACGTTCAGGCAATATATAGATCAAGACCTCTAACAGAGATACTTCTATCATTAAACGAGGGCAGCAAAAAGCTTTCCCAGCTGCGTGAAATTACCGAAAGCACGTCTCAGGCAATAATTCCGAAGCTCAGGAAACTCGAAGCGGACCATCTGATAGAAACAAAAGGACGCGAATATTTCCTGACATCAGCAGGAAAAATTGTGGCTTCAGGAATAGCTGACTCTTTTGTAACATTTTGGACAATTAATAAATTTAAGCATTTCTGGCTGAGACATTATCTCGAAGGAATTCCAAGTCCTCTGTTAAAAGAAATCGGATGTCTTTACGAGTCTGGGGTTCTCAAGGATAAAGGTATGAAGATTCTTAATGTTTACAATAACCAGTTAAAAATGATTAAAGAAGCGGATCATATATACGGTATATCGTCCGTAGTAACCGAAGGATATGCTGATTCTATTTCTGAAAGAGTGAAAGAAGGAGTCACTGTCGAGCTTATAGTTCCTCTTCATGTTGCAGAAGAATTGAAGCGATCACCTTATCTAGAAAAAATAGAAGCACTGAAAAATTATGAAAACTTCAAATTAATGGTCATGGACGAAGATATTAAAGTTGGGCTCATTGTTACGGATAAACGCCTTTCTATGAATCTGTACAAAAAAGAAGGTGTTGAGTACGACATAAGCAAAGGTTTGTTCAGTTCTGACTCGAAGGCCGTCGAATGGGGAGAGAGGCTTTTCTGGTATTGTAAAGGGAAAACAGATTGTAACAATTCAGGTAGCCTTTGA
- a CDS encoding YcdB/YcdC domain-containing protein, translating into MKYGQILILTLALASAIFVAFASEDGGIIFTKEDAKQTKYLDPSIADVNISFEDAKNKLISENSEVTDESINGELIDDENFGIIWRVSSKTTNGKSIFSGIDASNGEQLFVYDGSKNVQGRDNISKDAALEIAEEYIESRVSADKINDLEFEHVNYIGPNADDVPGTYRISYARIIRGIPSVSDGIQLRINAETGEVSSYRKRWSMNEEEIALIDTEPSITDEKAVEILKEFMSNEPPIGEEKASTVKIISSNLVWKEDDEDKTHLAWCIRFMDSSFAKDDDLPASVWFDAHSGEMLLFDYSRN; encoded by the coding sequence ATGAAATATGGTCAAATTTTAATCTTGACTTTGGCACTGGCAAGTGCAATATTTGTGGCTTTTGCTTCTGAAGATGGAGGAATAATCTTTACGAAAGAAGATGCAAAGCAAACAAAATACCTTGATCCTTCAATTGCAGACGTAAATATCAGTTTTGAGGATGCAAAAAACAAGCTAATCTCAGAAAATTCGGAAGTAACCGATGAATCTATCAATGGAGAATTGATTGATGATGAAAATTTTGGGATAATCTGGCGAGTAAGCTCAAAAACAACTAATGGAAAAAGCATCTTTTCAGGAATAGATGCCTCTAATGGAGAACAACTTTTTGTATACGATGGATCAAAGAATGTACAGGGCAGAGACAATATAAGCAAAGATGCTGCTCTGGAAATAGCAGAAGAATATATCGAATCCAGGGTTTCAGCAGATAAAATTAATGATCTTGAGTTTGAACATGTAAACTACATAGGACCTAATGCTGATGATGTCCCTGGAACCTACAGAATTAGCTACGCAAGAATTATCAGGGGAATACCTTCTGTTTCTGATGGAATACAGCTCAGGATCAATGCAGAAACAGGCGAAGTTTCAAGCTATCGCAAAAGATGGTCTATGAATGAGGAAGAGATAGCACTCATTGATACTGAACCAAGCATTACGGATGAAAAAGCAGTTGAGATTCTCAAAGAATTCATGAGTAACGAGCCACCTATAGGAGAAGAAAAAGCAAGTACTGTAAAAATTATTTCATCGAATCTTGTCTGGAAAGAGGACGATGAAGATAAAACTCATCTGGCATGGTGTATCCGATTCATGGATTCAAGTTTTGCAAAGGACGATGACTTACCTGCTTCAGTATGGTTTGACGCACATTCAGGAGAAATGTTGCTTTTTGATTATTCAAGAAATTAA
- a CDS encoding transcriptional regulator FilR1 domain-containing protein, whose amino-acid sequence MYADAISERVKEGIPIELIVPLHVAEELKQSPYVEKLAALKSYKNFKLMLTNEDIKVGLIVTDKHFSLNLYKKEGIEYDISTGLFSSDSKVIEWGEMLFWYCKRKADFTKMQI is encoded by the coding sequence GTGTATGCTGATGCTATCTCTGAAAGAGTGAAAGAAGGAATCCCTATTGAGCTTATAGTTCCTCTTCATGTTGCAGAAGAATTGAAGCAATCACCTTACGTAGAAAAACTAGCCGCATTGAAAAGTTATAAGAATTTTAAGTTAATGCTTACGAATGAAGATATTAAAGTGGGACTCATTGTTACGGATAAACACTTTTCTCTGAATCTATACAAAAAAGAAGGCATTGAGTACGACATAAGCACAGGTTTGTTCAGTTCTGACTCGAAGGTCATTGAATGGGGAGAGATGCTTTTCTGGTATTGCAAAAGGAAGGCAGATTTTACAAAAATGCAAATATAA
- a CDS encoding matrixin family metalloprotease: MTSKVDWTNLGSDGPCATASIAPYESSIQWAVTDINSALSWTTSSSSSYPPYDIQTTALHEFGHWLSLGDTYLDGTVMLWIYDGSVRSLSQDDIDGINYIY, translated from the coding sequence ATTACTTCTAAAGTTGATTGGACAAACCTTGGAAGTGACGGACCGTGTGCAACCGCATCTATAGCACCTTACGAATCTTCCATTCAATGGGCTGTTACAGATATTAATAGTGCGCTAAGCTGGACCACTTCTTCTAGCTCGTCGTACCCACCTTACGATATCCAAACTACTGCATTGCACGAGTTTGGTCATTGGCTATCGTTGGGAGATACATATCTTGATGGTACAGTTATGCTTTGGATTTATGATGGGTCGGTGAGGTCATTGTCACAGGACGATATTGATGGGATTAACTATATCTATTAA
- a CDS encoding M12 family metallo-peptidase: MIANRKFWIGSLFAAMMLVGMVFVPAVSGHIDENSNKVITENSISYTEVELKDLYRKYNITENDLDFANNELPYYLELTILDSNLRVIASETGKPPEGFKEGDDYDLMISHEEMFAIIDGAREKYIQKYGVDPANPKIDVVNGYALPKEEANKLVESGTLTLETDASEKEMQIEMGDLTRDTLFSTLSVGVNPYAINGIINEYVFVATDSRHRPTEAITQDTHNALYRFENFGIGVNVYWYWNYWDASDVNPADSTQSALYDLKEDTGWVRDSENDMVIGWTHNMDNNGRAFRCDISTNGPFAICADTADGVDWSHDSIVQHEVSHNFDADDGGYFAYEHPECIMNYAWAYGGTNIWCSSCNSVVENGIWN, from the coding sequence ATGATTGCAAACAGAAAATTTTGGATTGGCTCACTATTTGCTGCAATGATGCTGGTAGGCATGGTGTTTGTGCCAGCAGTAAGTGGGCATATTGATGAAAATTCTAATAAAGTTATAACAGAGAATAGCATAAGCTATACCGAAGTCGAACTAAAAGATCTCTATAGAAAATACAATATAACTGAAAACGATTTGGACTTTGCGAATAATGAACTGCCTTACTACTTAGAATTAACTATTTTGGACAGTAACTTGAGAGTTATAGCAAGTGAGACTGGCAAACCTCCTGAAGGTTTTAAAGAAGGAGACGATTATGATCTGATGATAAGCCATGAAGAGATGTTTGCCATAATAGATGGGGCCAGAGAAAAATACATCCAAAAATATGGAGTAGATCCGGCAAATCCTAAAATTGATGTTGTCAATGGTTATGCTCTTCCCAAAGAAGAAGCAAATAAATTGGTTGAGAGTGGAACATTGACTTTAGAAACCGATGCTTCAGAAAAAGAAATGCAAATAGAGATGGGGGATCTTACAAGAGATACTTTATTTTCCACATTATCTGTCGGTGTAAACCCATATGCAATAAATGGAATCATAAACGAATACGTTTTTGTAGCAACAGATTCACGACATAGGCCAACAGAAGCTATTACTCAGGATACTCACAATGCATTGTATAGATTTGAAAATTTCGGCATTGGAGTTAATGTTTACTGGTATTGGAATTATTGGGATGCTAGTGATGTCAATCCGGCCGATAGCACTCAGTCTGCTCTTTATGATTTAAAAGAAGATACTGGCTGGGTAAGAGACTCTGAGAATGATATGGTGATTGGCTGGACACATAACATGGACAATAATGGCAGAGCTTTTAGATGTGATATTAGTACAAATGGACCTTTTGCTATATGTGCGGACACTGCAGATGGTGTAGATTGGTCGCATGATAGCATTGTTCAGCATGAAGTTTCCCATAATTTCGATGCTGATGACGGAGGTTACTTCGCATACGAACATCCTGAGTGTATTATGAACTATGCATGGGCTTATGGCGGTACAAACATATGGTGCAGTTCATGCAATAGCGTTGTAGAGAACGGTATATGGAATTAA
- a CDS encoding winged helix-turn-helix domain-containing protein, translating into MNSFEIYKKMDDDVQAIYRSRLLTEILLSLNEGSRKLSQLREITGSTSQAIIPKLRKLEADHLIETKEHEYFLTSAGKIVASGIADSFVTFWTINKFKHFWLRHYLEGIPNPLLKEIGCLHESEVLKNRGTEILNVYNNQLKMIKEADHIYGISSAVTEGYADSISERVKEGIPIELIVPLHVAGELKLSPYVEKLAALKNYENFKLMVMDEYRKVGLIVTDKHLSLSLYKKEGIEYDISTGLFSSDSKAIEWGERLFWYCKGKADFTKFQ; encoded by the coding sequence ATGAATAGCTTCGAAATTTATAAAAAGATGGATGATGACGTTCAGGCAATATATAGATCAAGACTTCTAACAGAGATACTTCTATCATTAAACGAGGGCAGCAGAAAGCTTTCCCAATTACGTGAAATTACCGGAAGCACGTCTCAGGCAATAATCCCAAAGCTCAGGAAACTCGAAGCGGATCATCTGATAGAAACAAAAGAACATGAGTATTTCCTGACATCAGCAGGAAAAATTGTGGCTTCAGGAATAGCTGACTCTTTTGTAACATTTTGGACAATTAATAAATTTAAACATTTCTGGTTAAGACATTATCTCGAAGGAATTCCAAATCCTCTGTTAAAAGAAATAGGATGTCTTCATGAGTCTGAAGTCCTCAAGAATCGAGGCACGGAAATCCTTAACGTCTACAACAACCAGTTAAAAATGATTAAAGAAGCAGATCATATATACGGTATATCGTCCGCGGTAACCGAAGGATATGCCGATTCTATTTCTGAAAGGGTGAAAGAAGGAATCCCTATTGAGCTTATAGTTCCTCTTCATGTTGCAGGAGAGTTGAAGCTATCACCTTACGTAGAAAAACTAGCCGCACTGAAAAATTATGAAAACTTCAAATTAATGGTCATGGATGAATATAGAAAAGTTGGGCTCATTGTTACAGACAAACACCTTTCTCTGAGCCTGTACAAAAAAGAAGGTATTGAGTACGACATAAGCACAGGCTTGTTCAGTTCTGACTCGAAGGCCATTGAATGGGGAGAGAGGCTTTTCTGGTATTGTAAAGGGAAGGCAGACTTCACAAAATTTCAGTGA
- a CDS encoding DUF4367 domain-containing protein has protein sequence MLVILGFLSAIFLLSLYGSGNLPLRMNDVDNYGGINREMTLEEAKQLTDFKILIPEYLPEGYEFNYSTASSGIDTPYSTFLHSGFSIFAGYPREKFTLVYTNGEDEIRIVESISEQSFPETQDFESEGEPFLVNNKSGTISSVFEGNMKSLTWQDGELEITIISSLDKGELLNIAESFS, from the coding sequence ATGCTGGTGATTCTTGGTTTTCTCTCTGCAATTTTTCTTTTATCCCTCTACGGCTCCGGAAATTTGCCCCTGCGTATGAATGACGTTGATAACTACGGAGGGATTAACAGAGAAATGACGCTTGAAGAAGCAAAACAACTTACTGATTTCAAAATACTTATCCCTGAATATCTCCCGGAAGGCTATGAATTTAATTATTCAACGGCATCTTCCGGTATCGATACTCCTTATTCCACTTTTCTCCATAGCGGCTTCAGCATTTTTGCAGGATACCCTCGTGAAAAGTTCACTCTGGTATATACTAATGGGGAAGACGAAATACGTATTGTAGAAAGCATTTCTGAACAGAGTTTTCCTGAAACTCAGGATTTTGAAAGTGAAGGAGAGCCTTTTCTGGTCAATAACAAGTCCGGTACGATTTCTTCGGTATTTGAAGGAAATATGAAATCTCTGACCTGGCAAGATGGGGAACTCGAAATTACTATTATTTCTTCTTTAGATAAAGGGGAGCTGCTTAATATTGCCGAATCCTTCTCCTGA
- a CDS encoding winged helix-turn-helix domain-containing protein yields the protein MNSFEIYKKMDDDVQAIYRSRLLTEILLSLNEGSKKLSQLREITGSTSQAIIPKLRKLEADHLIETKEHEYFLTSAGKIVASGIDDSFVTFWTINKFKHFWLRHYLEGIPSPLLKEIGCLYESEVIMDKGMKILNVYNNQLKMLKEADHIYGISSVVTEGYADSISERVKEGIPIELIVPFHVAGELKLSPYVEKLAALKDYENFKLMVMDEDIKVGLIVTDKRLSFPEITRPVISTLSDVTWITGWEEMLGFIITSSGLREIELIFNCLSIVRVSE from the coding sequence ATGAATAGCTTCGAAATTTATAAGAAGATGGATGATGACGTTCAGGCAATATATAGATCAAGACTTCTAACAGAGATACTTCTATCATTAAACGAGGGCAGCAAAAAGCTTTCCCAGCTGCGTGAAATTACCGGAAGCACGTCTCAGGCAATAATCCCAAAGCTCAGGAAACTCGAAGCGGATCATCTGATAGAAACAAAAGAACATGAGTATTTCCTGACATCAGCAGGAAAAATTGTAGCTTCAGGGATAGACGACTCTTTTGTAACATTTTGGACAATTAATAAATTTAAACATTTCTGGTTGAGACATTACCTCGAAGGAATTCCCAGTCCTTTGTTAAAAGAAATCGGATGTCTTTACGAGTCCGAAGTCATCATGGATAAAGGTATGAAGATCCTTAATGTCTACAACAATCAGTTAAAAATGCTTAAAGAAGCAGATCATATATACGGTATATCGTCCGTAGTAACCGAAGGGTATGCTGATTCTATCTCTGAAAGAGTGAAAGAAGGAATCCCTATTGAGCTTATAGTTCCTTTTCATGTTGCAGGAGAATTGAAGCTATCACCTTACGTAGAAAAACTAGCCGCACTGAAAGATTATGAAAACTTCAAATTAATGGTCATGGATGAAGATATTAAAGTTGGGCTCATTGTTACAGATAAACGCCTTTCGTTCCCGGAGATTACCAGGCCGGTTATTTCTACATTATCTGATGTAACGTGGATTACTGGTTGGGAAGAGATGCTCGGATTTATAATTACATCTTCCGGGTTGAGAGAAATAGAACTGATTTTTAATTGTTTATCGATAGTAAGAGTTTCCGAATAG
- a CDS encoding DUF3160 domain-containing protein — translation MTDNQTDDQSDLFNDSIKTAPAENFSDKSNTLELKKESSFSGYYRKENLQFEAEVPTYSLPLKASEIANYDDFIQKIPLTNESRDLLYKNGFVVIENPAIENLPGAGNTLVNSTYKDLKVADVPIFITSDSLLHLYHIQFDETLKRAESEEFFDELWKLDKALLDASIEDYDSASGREKEAARRNVAYFAVALKLLEPESYQIGQSREDSGEIILFDSQEAKQYSVEVPSFVKTDVEAELHFIDSQEGGTSPIFKYAEDYSQYTPRGHYTRSEKLQNYFKAMMWHGRMSMLLQPDMISAEDPEQEAKIQTIQAFLISDHFDRDKELRDWWDRIYEVTAFYVGYSDDLGPYEYAKALDTVFGDNRYGVSFDNESLAELKTELEIYESPKIYGGTGEIIQAGSETENKTLDATKGFRLMGQRYTPDSYIFQMLGFPALNVMDLLGSERATEHLKNMGVSENAEYKTRHLSLENEFGAFDEEDWNKNLYWAQLYALKPLLVSYPDGYPTFMQTEVWEDKQINAALASWAELRHDTILYAKQTYFLGTLQIQDEKPVEGYVEPVPEFYARMLALTKMAHAGLNDMEVLDEQSDKDFTTLEHTLERLLNISIKELENKELTEEEYEFIRNFDQNISPMLENVDIKSQMSTLVADVYTGPGGNVLEEGTGKLDLMVVAYKQPDGRIVLGAGPVMSYYEFWQPSGERLTDEEWRLMLNNNPPERPEWISSFRG, via the coding sequence ATGACAGATAATCAAACAGATGATCAGAGCGATTTATTTAATGATTCCATAAAAACCGCTCCTGCAGAGAATTTCTCTGACAAGAGCAATACTCTTGAACTTAAAAAGGAAAGCTCCTTTTCCGGATATTACAGGAAAGAAAACTTGCAGTTCGAGGCCGAAGTTCCCACTTATTCTCTGCCTCTAAAGGCTTCAGAAATTGCAAATTATGACGATTTCATCCAAAAAATTCCCCTGACGAACGAAAGCAGAGATTTACTGTACAAAAATGGATTTGTTGTAATTGAAAATCCGGCTATCGAAAATCTGCCTGGGGCAGGGAATACGCTTGTAAATTCTACATATAAAGACCTGAAAGTGGCTGATGTTCCTATTTTCATCACATCGGATTCTCTTCTTCACCTTTATCATATCCAGTTTGATGAGACGCTAAAAAGGGCAGAATCTGAGGAATTTTTCGACGAGCTCTGGAAACTTGACAAAGCTCTCCTTGATGCTTCCATAGAGGATTATGACAGTGCCTCAGGGCGAGAAAAGGAAGCTGCAAGAAGAAATGTTGCATACTTTGCAGTGGCTTTGAAGCTTCTTGAACCGGAATCTTACCAGATAGGGCAATCACGGGAAGATTCGGGGGAAATCATACTCTTCGATTCTCAGGAAGCAAAACAATACAGTGTCGAAGTCCCCTCATTTGTAAAAACCGATGTAGAGGCTGAACTGCACTTTATAGACTCGCAGGAAGGAGGAACATCTCCTATTTTCAAATATGCGGAAGATTACTCTCAGTACACCCCACGGGGACATTACACTCGCTCTGAGAAACTGCAGAACTACTTCAAGGCCATGATGTGGCATGGCAGAATGAGTATGTTGCTCCAACCTGACATGATTTCTGCAGAAGACCCGGAACAGGAAGCGAAAATTCAGACTATTCAGGCCTTTTTAATTTCTGACCATTTTGACAGGGATAAGGAGCTCAGGGACTGGTGGGACAGGATTTACGAGGTGACGGCTTTTTATGTAGGTTATTCCGACGACCTCGGGCCTTATGAATATGCAAAAGCCCTGGATACCGTCTTTGGGGATAATAGATATGGAGTGAGTTTCGACAACGAAAGCCTGGCAGAACTGAAAACCGAGCTGGAAATATATGAAAGTCCGAAAATCTACGGCGGAACAGGGGAAATAATTCAGGCAGGCTCCGAAACTGAAAACAAAACTCTTGATGCCACAAAGGGTTTCAGGCTCATGGGTCAGCGCTATACCCCTGATTCCTATATCTTCCAGATGCTTGGTTTCCCTGCCCTGAATGTCATGGATCTTCTCGGTTCTGAAAGAGCCACGGAACACCTTAAAAATATGGGGGTTTCCGAAAATGCAGAATACAAAACGCGTCACTTATCTCTGGAAAACGAATTTGGGGCTTTTGATGAAGAGGACTGGAATAAAAACCTCTACTGGGCTCAACTGTACGCCTTAAAGCCTCTCCTCGTAAGCTATCCTGATGGTTATCCCACATTCATGCAGACCGAAGTTTGGGAAGATAAACAGATTAATGCCGCCCTTGCTTCCTGGGCCGAGCTCAGGCACGATACTATACTCTATGCAAAGCAGACCTACTTCCTGGGCACTCTCCAAATTCAGGATGAAAAACCTGTAGAGGGATATGTGGAACCGGTTCCTGAATTCTATGCCCGGATGCTTGCCCTTACCAAAATGGCACATGCCGGGTTAAATGATATGGAAGTGCTTGATGAGCAGTCGGATAAAGACTTTACAACTCTTGAACACACTCTTGAAAGGCTGTTGAATATCTCGATTAAAGAGCTTGAAAACAAAGAGCTGACAGAGGAAGAGTACGAGTTTATCAGGAATTTTGATCAGAATATATCTCCAATGCTTGAGAATGTGGATATAAAGTCCCAGATGTCCACACTGGTTGCGGATGTTTATACAGGTCCTGGAGGAAATGTCTTGGAAGAAGGGACCGGAAAACTGGATCTGATGGTTGTAGCTTATAAACAGCCTGACGGCAGGATCGTACTTGGAGCAGGCCCTGTAATGAGTTATTATGAGTTCTGGCAGCCCTCAGGGGAAAGGCTGACTGATGAAGAATGGAGATTGATGCTGAATAATAACCCTCCTGAAAGACCGGAGTGGATAAGTTCCTTTAGGGGGTAA